From Sphingomonas hengshuiensis, one genomic window encodes:
- a CDS encoding TonB-dependent receptor, translating into MLPSLVQAQTAPADPAASAADQQVPEPDAEIVVSGYRASLESQTNAKKNSIGFTDTIFAEDIGKFPDTNIAESVNRIPGVTISREVTGEGANVAIRGLGTNFTRVLLNGAPVAVASVRFDAQSTNREVDLDLLPTELFTQLTVSKSPVASQVEGGAAGTVNLRSARPFDNPKPYVSYGLQGSKVSSADKWGYRGHVLASATFGDFGILVGGAAVRNHFRVDGYETIGWTNPNLSATQRTSGTLNGTGGGNFTIPGTVPANAGNGLVAGTVIDQAFLLARNPGATIDQIDNGLLPRLSRPRTEIGERTRYNGLVSLEYRPSDALHFYVDGMYAKRDTDFTRAAMNWVGRNGAVIPLNTTYDRSDCSAGCVVTKGTYANAQFFLEYRPYKDRQDYWGVNPGLDFVVNDWITGDIQGNYTKSTFRRESPTFLVITPPNSGATVTYVNNGGIPQITTNIDLNNPANFGWAGGGRVNLNGEERTTETKGVRGSLLFGDSTRFSVRVGAAYDDTMRRITPYDNTAPWQNAICGNGPNVSLPAPNTGTTPCTGLNQPGTATPAGFPAFLGYGTNYTAGGVPISYAGSLIPTAAVPSYLKPGSNGFITVDWDKVRSATGYDALLAASGETGTGSSGANGGLVQEKVTGTFVEGNGAIDVGENTLRLNGGLRYVRTEQIIGGRISVPDPRNATIADGGRYPNTINFSKTNTLYSNFLPSVSAAFDFHGIAVARGSFSKTMTRPDPNAMLPGASFVAPSADVGNVGNSALDPYISTNIDVGFEFYTGGEGVIAFAAFRKSITGFTVNGLRTVPFSFFNQYGITVDSLTQAQRDALATRAAAGQSLNDVPVVVQQQVNSDGKLKVNGLEFQVTQPLDFLTSFAGVRGFGFQGNLTLIDQKGDGAGAPAVAIGVAPTTYTLTGYYEGNGLSTRLTYTFNEGSQGSGANQNGITQAAIFGRDYAQLDFSGNLDLGKIFNNKYLPTLVVNVINITKEAQSSYFQYENATFNEYNPGRTVLVGIRGRF; encoded by the coding sequence ATGCTTCCGTCGCTGGTCCAGGCGCAGACCGCGCCCGCCGACCCGGCGGCCTCCGCTGCGGACCAGCAGGTTCCCGAGCCCGATGCGGAGATCGTCGTCAGCGGCTACCGCGCCTCGCTGGAGAGCCAGACCAACGCCAAGAAGAACTCGATCGGCTTCACCGACACGATCTTCGCCGAGGATATCGGCAAGTTCCCCGACACCAACATCGCCGAATCGGTCAACCGCATTCCCGGCGTCACGATCAGCCGCGAAGTCACCGGCGAGGGCGCGAACGTCGCGATCCGCGGGCTCGGCACCAACTTTACCCGCGTGCTGTTGAACGGCGCGCCGGTCGCCGTCGCTTCGGTGCGGTTCGATGCGCAGAGCACCAACCGCGAAGTCGATCTCGACCTGCTCCCGACCGAATTGTTCACGCAGCTGACTGTCAGCAAGTCGCCGGTGGCGAGCCAAGTCGAAGGCGGCGCCGCAGGCACCGTGAACCTGCGGTCCGCGCGTCCCTTCGACAATCCCAAGCCCTATGTGAGCTATGGCCTTCAGGGCTCGAAGGTGAGTTCCGCGGACAAATGGGGCTATCGCGGCCATGTCCTCGCCAGCGCGACCTTCGGCGATTTCGGCATTCTCGTCGGCGGTGCTGCGGTGCGCAACCATTTCCGCGTCGACGGCTATGAGACCATCGGCTGGACCAACCCCAATCTGAGCGCGACGCAGCGGACCAGCGGGACGCTGAACGGCACCGGCGGCGGCAATTTCACGATTCCCGGCACGGTCCCGGCCAATGCCGGCAACGGACTGGTCGCAGGCACCGTGATCGACCAGGCGTTCCTGCTCGCGCGCAATCCCGGCGCGACGATCGACCAGATCGACAACGGGCTGCTCCCGCGCCTCAGCCGCCCGCGGACCGAGATCGGCGAGCGCACGCGCTATAACGGCCTGGTCTCGCTCGAATATCGCCCCAGCGACGCGCTGCATTTCTATGTCGACGGCATGTACGCCAAGCGCGACACCGACTTCACCCGCGCCGCGATGAACTGGGTCGGCCGCAACGGCGCCGTGATCCCACTCAACACGACCTATGATCGCTCGGATTGCTCGGCGGGCTGCGTGGTCACCAAGGGCACCTATGCCAATGCGCAGTTTTTCCTCGAATATCGCCCGTACAAGGATCGGCAGGATTATTGGGGTGTCAATCCCGGGCTTGATTTCGTCGTCAACGACTGGATCACCGGCGACATCCAGGGCAATTACACCAAGAGCACTTTCCGCCGCGAAAGCCCGACGTTCCTCGTGATCACCCCGCCGAACAGCGGCGCGACGGTGACCTATGTCAACAATGGCGGCATTCCGCAGATCACGACCAACATCGACCTGAACAACCCGGCCAATTTCGGCTGGGCCGGGGGCGGTCGCGTCAATCTGAACGGCGAGGAGCGCACGACCGAGACCAAGGGGGTGCGCGGCAGCCTGTTGTTCGGCGATTCGACGCGGTTCAGCGTGCGCGTGGGCGCGGCCTATGACGACACGATGCGCCGGATCACGCCGTACGACAACACGGCGCCCTGGCAGAATGCGATCTGCGGCAACGGTCCCAATGTTTCGCTGCCCGCGCCCAATACCGGCACGACGCCGTGCACCGGGCTCAACCAGCCCGGCACGGCGACCCCCGCCGGGTTCCCGGCCTTTCTGGGCTATGGCACCAACTATACTGCGGGCGGCGTGCCGATCAGCTATGCCGGGTCGCTCATCCCGACGGCGGCGGTGCCCAGTTATCTGAAGCCCGGCAGCAACGGCTTCATCACCGTCGACTGGGACAAGGTGCGCTCGGCGACCGGCTATGACGCGCTGCTCGCCGCCTCGGGCGAGACCGGCACCGGCAGCAGCGGCGCCAATGGCGGGCTGGTGCAGGAAAAGGTCACCGGCACCTTTGTCGAGGGCAATGGCGCGATCGACGTCGGCGAGAACACGCTGCGGCTCAACGGCGGGCTCCGCTATGTCCGCACCGAGCAGATCATCGGCGGACGCATCTCCGTTCCCGATCCGCGCAACGCGACGATTGCCGATGGCGGTCGCTATCCCAACACGATCAATTTCTCGAAGACGAACACGCTCTATTCGAACTTCCTGCCCTCGGTGAGCGCGGCGTTCGACTTCCACGGCATCGCCGTGGCGCGCGGTTCGTTCTCGAAGACGATGACGCGGCCCGATCCGAACGCGATGCTTCCGGGCGCCAGCTTCGTCGCGCCGTCGGCGGACGTCGGCAATGTCGGCAACAGCGCGCTCGATCCGTATATCTCGACGAATATCGATGTCGGGTTCGAATTCTACACCGGCGGGGAAGGCGTGATCGCGTTCGCGGCGTTCCGTAAGTCGATCACCGGCTTCACCGTCAACGGGCTGCGCACCGTGCCTTTCTCGTTCTTCAACCAGTACGGGATCACGGTTGATTCGCTCACCCAGGCGCAGCGCGACGCGCTCGCAACGCGCGCGGCGGCGGGCCAGTCGCTCAACGACGTGCCCGTCGTGGTCCAGCAGCAGGTCAATTCGGACGGCAAGCTCAAGGTCAACGGCCTCGAGTTCCAGGTCACCCAGCCGCTGGACTTCCTGACCAGCTTCGCCGGGGTCCGGGGCTTCGGCTTCCAGGGCAATCTGACGCTGATCGACCAGAAGGGCGATGGGGCAGGGGCACCGGCGGTGGCGATCGGCGTCGCGCCGACCACCTACACGCTGACCGGCTATTATGAAGGCAACGGCCTGTCGACGCGGCTGACCTATACCTTCAACGAAGGGTCGCAGGGCTCGGGTGCCAACCAGAACGGCATCACCCAGGCGGCGATCTTCGGTCGCGACTATGCCCAGCTCGACTTCTCGGGCAATCTCGATTTGGGCAAGATTTTCAATAACAAATACCTGCCGACCCTGGTGGTCAACGTGATCAACATCACCAAGGAAGCACAGAGCAGCTACTTCCAGTACGAGAACGCGACCTTCAACGAATATAATCCGGGCCGCACCGTGCTGGTCGGCATCCGCGGGCGCTTCTGA
- a CDS encoding glycosyl hydrolase, whose translation MKRLALVALLLAGAAPVAAQQADPLAEGFRAPPPDARPLAYWQWINGNVSEEGIRLDLEWMRRSGMGGVFLFDIAFGSPPIPQYVEKRIGFGTPEWRHAVRVAAEAAKRLDLSFGAQSSGGWSVSGDPGVTAAQAMKKLVWSETIVGPGKGRIVLPPPPRVSGPYQDLAIADRFRQPELGDDVAVLAYRLSPAEATAPRVTISGARDSALLGDGRYDAATTLAPVGGRAELVFRFDRAVAPGAFTLAVDGAIPAGTVRDATGRIRATLPGTAQKAAPVRSFALPGHASREWRVAFEGLTAPLNIREARFAVGPRLDRVEEQAGFGTLLDYTAVRTGTARATPAGAVLDLTSKLAPDGTLDWRPPAGRWAVLRFGWSLTGRRSVPASAESVGLEVDKLDADAVRGYATRFYDRYVDAVGPNGRMDVAITDSWEAGQQSWSPGLFAAFRRLRGYDPLPWLPAIAGRVVGDSAQSERFLADWRRTIADLIADNHYGVFAQVLRARGLTYYAEAPGTDLPTVADGIQAKARADVPMGEYWYWPEGGAPKPEHIADIREAASAAHLHGKPLVAAEALTTMGDEPWGTGPREWRRPVDRFFAEGVNRIVMHTSAHQPFTDGRRPGMTLRQYGQHFTRNEAWADLADGWVSYLSRASFLLQQGSPAADLAVFYGEEAPVGPPHGYPRPEGYDYDFLDAETLARLTVDRGAIVTPGGARYRVLAIAPGVRRMSVATLRALDRLAAQGAMLSGAPPVAPVGLGDDAREFARLRAALWGRAGPIRNDATPGAALARAGVRPDVAGARLDWTHRRLADGDVYFLSNPAATPFDGEVTLRAEGGGTVAEVWNAEDGSRAPLASVRSAEGARLRVALPGYGSRFVVVRSQGAAVAHPLPARAQLALGGPWQVHFLDGMGAPAQTTFESLHSWAQDADPAIRYYSGRARYVRSFDLPDGFDPASAEIDLGVLGDMARVIVNGRDLGVVWWHPARLSLAGSLQKGRNRVEILVGNYWQNRLIGDRQPGAAPQTFAPIAPYDATSPLRPAGLIGPVEIR comes from the coding sequence ATGAAGCGGCTCGCCCTCGTCGCGCTGCTGCTCGCGGGCGCCGCCCCCGTCGCCGCGCAACAGGCCGATCCGCTCGCGGAGGGCTTCCGCGCGCCGCCGCCCGACGCCCGCCCGCTCGCGTATTGGCAATGGATCAACGGCAATGTCAGCGAGGAGGGCATCCGGCTCGACCTCGAATGGATGCGGCGTTCGGGGATGGGCGGGGTGTTCCTGTTCGACATCGCCTTCGGCTCACCCCCGATCCCGCAATATGTCGAGAAGCGCATCGGCTTCGGCACCCCCGAATGGCGCCACGCCGTCCGCGTCGCCGCCGAGGCGGCCAAGCGGCTCGACCTGAGCTTCGGCGCGCAGTCGAGCGGCGGGTGGAGCGTCAGCGGCGATCCCGGCGTGACCGCCGCGCAGGCAATGAAGAAGCTCGTCTGGTCGGAGACGATCGTCGGGCCGGGCAAGGGGCGCATCGTCCTCCCGCCGCCGCCCCGCGTCAGCGGCCCCTATCAGGACCTCGCGATCGCCGATCGCTTCCGCCAGCCCGAGCTGGGCGACGACGTCGCGGTGCTCGCCTACCGACTGAGCCCCGCCGAGGCGACGGCGCCGCGCGTCACGATCTCCGGCGCGCGCGATTCCGCGCTGCTCGGCGATGGCCGCTACGATGCGGCGACGACGCTCGCGCCGGTCGGCGGGCGCGCCGAGCTGGTGTTCCGCTTCGATCGCGCCGTCGCGCCGGGGGCGTTCACGCTCGCCGTCGATGGCGCGATCCCCGCGGGCACGGTGCGCGACGCTACGGGCCGCATCCGCGCGACGCTCCCCGGCACCGCGCAAAAGGCCGCACCCGTGCGCAGCTTCGCGCTCCCCGGCCACGCCTCGCGCGAATGGCGCGTCGCGTTCGAGGGGCTCACCGCGCCGCTGAACATACGCGAGGCGCGGTTCGCGGTCGGCCCGCGGCTCGACCGCGTCGAGGAGCAGGCCGGGTTCGGCACGCTGCTCGACTATACCGCCGTCCGCACCGGCACCGCGCGCGCCACCCCGGCGGGCGCGGTGCTGGATCTCACCAGCAAGCTCGCCCCCGACGGCACGCTCGACTGGCGCCCCCCCGCCGGGCGCTGGGCGGTGCTGCGGTTCGGCTGGTCGCTCACCGGCAGGCGCTCGGTCCCCGCCTCGGCGGAGAGCGTCGGGCTCGAAGTCGACAAGCTCGATGCCGACGCCGTCCGCGGCTATGCCACGCGCTTCTACGATCGGTATGTCGATGCGGTCGGCCCGAACGGGCGGATGGACGTCGCGATCACCGATAGCTGGGAGGCGGGGCAGCAGAGCTGGAGCCCGGGCCTGTTCGCCGCCTTCCGGCGGCTGCGCGGCTATGACCCGCTGCCCTGGCTCCCCGCGATCGCGGGCCGCGTCGTCGGCGACAGTGCGCAGTCCGAACGCTTCCTCGCCGACTGGCGCCGCACCATCGCCGATCTGATCGCCGACAACCACTACGGCGTCTTCGCCCAGGTGCTCCGCGCGCGCGGGCTGACCTATTATGCCGAGGCGCCGGGCACCGATCTGCCCACCGTCGCCGACGGCATCCAGGCCAAGGCGCGCGCCGACGTGCCGATGGGCGAATATTGGTACTGGCCCGAAGGCGGCGCGCCCAAGCCCGAGCATATCGCCGATATCCGCGAGGCCGCGTCGGCGGCGCATCTCCACGGCAAGCCGCTGGTCGCCGCCGAGGCGCTGACCACGATGGGCGACGAGCCCTGGGGCACCGGCCCGCGCGAATGGCGCCGCCCGGTCGACCGCTTCTTTGCCGAGGGCGTCAATCGCATCGTGATGCACACCTCGGCGCACCAGCCCTTCACCGACGGGCGCCGCCCGGGGATGACGCTGCGCCAATATGGCCAGCATTTCACCCGCAACGAGGCTTGGGCCGATCTCGCCGATGGCTGGGTCTCCTATCTCTCGCGCGCGTCGTTCCTGCTCCAGCAGGGCAGCCCCGCCGCCGATCTCGCGGTGTTCTACGGCGAGGAGGCCCCGGTCGGCCCGCCGCACGGCTATCCCCGGCCCGAGGGCTATGACTATGATTTCCTCGACGCCGAGACGCTCGCGCGGCTGACCGTCGATCGCGGCGCGATCGTCACGCCGGGCGGCGCGCGCTATCGCGTGCTGGCGATTGCGCCGGGGGTGCGACGGATGAGCGTAGCGACGCTCCGTGCGCTCGATCGGCTCGCGGCGCAGGGGGCAATGCTGTCGGGAGCGCCGCCGGTCGCGCCGGTCGGGCTAGGCGATGACGCCCGCGAATTCGCCCGGCTGCGCGCGGCATTATGGGGGCGGGCAGGGCCTATCCGGAATGACGCGACTCCCGGCGCCGCGCTGGCGCGGGCAGGGGTGCGCCCCGATGTCGCGGGCGCCCGGCTCGACTGGACGCATCGGCGGCTGGCGGACGGCGATGTCTATTTCCTGTCCAATCCCGCAGCGACGCCGTTCGACGGCGAAGTGACGCTGCGGGCCGAGGGGGGCGGCACCGTCGCCGAAGTCTGGAATGCCGAGGATGGCAGCCGGGCGCCGCTCGCATCGGTGCGGAGCGCGGAGGGCGCGCGGCTGCGCGTCGCGCTCCCCGGCTATGGCTCGCGTTTCGTCGTCGTGCGAAGCCAGGGCGCGGCGGTCGCCCATCCGCTGCCCGCGCGCGCGCAGCTTGCGCTCGGCGGTCCGTGGCAGGTCCATTTCCTCGACGGGATGGGCGCACCTGCGCAAACCACTTTCGAATCGCTTCATTCCTGGGCGCAGGATGCCGACCCGGCGATCCGCTATTATTCGGGGCGTGCACGCTATGTGCGCAGCTTCGATCTTCCGGACGGCTTCGATCCGGCCAGCGCCGAGATCGATCTCGGCGTGCTGGGCGACATGGCGCGCGTGATCGTCAACGGCCGCGATCTGGGCGTAGTGTGGTGGCACCCGGCACGGCTCTCGCTGGCCGGATCCCTGCAAAAAGGGCGGAATCGCGTCGAAATCCTCGTCGGCAATTATTGGCAGAACCGCCTGATCGGCGACCGCCAGCCCGGCGCCGCACCCCAGACCTTCGCCCCGATCGCACCCTATGACGCAACCTCGCCGCTGCGCCCCGCTGGCCTGATAGGACCCGTCGAGATTCGCTGA
- a CDS encoding TonB-dependent receptor encodes MALTTFGASSRLALLASTALIASAAHAQDVPAQPAETLDTGAQEEIVVTGFRGSLERALEIKRQNTGVVDTIVAEDIAKFPDNNLAESIQRVPGIAISRDQGQGRSISVRGLGGDFTATRINGMESQATTDGYNGANRSRGFDFNVFASELFSQIDVRKTASADLPEGSLGATVDLTTSRPLSFNGTVLTLSAQVGYNDQAKKADPRIAGVFATQNRDGTFGVLLSAAYSRASGNYQQSNSGDWNQGTGDGGFCNPTATPAACAGTNVAVFNQVNNGTVYNPRFPRYVQGVGKTERLGVTGSAQWKPVDGTEVVLDVLYSKFKVDRDDWALEPIGFSRAASQGGKPETIIRDGVVDSNNSLVYGLFDNVDLRSEHNRDNFTTEFLQATLSGKQELSDRLSMSALVGHSRSDFDNFVDISTQIDSFNVDNFSYDLRPLGQNAPKINWGVDVTNPNNWYFGPRVTQPGGTGATGPEIRLRPNYIQNRNTTARLDFTFAATDVLKLRAGGEFKKYEFASQALRYVQGEANFPAIPAGYTIASLTEQFCGFGAFTMPDGNTKCWTAPNISAFQDAYQIFSNTGRTELSSTVSAARGDNRAITEKDWALYGMAMLDTQLGDMRLRGNLGGRYVITEQQSNFLTTVPTTVNASGVVPTEVNRTYRNFLPSINLVLDPTDKLSVRLAAAKVIARPPLGNLAGATTVSVSGGSRTVSTGNAYLDPFKSDNLDLSVEWYPARGAIVSVGAFYKNISTYIQSNTVTAPYSSTGLPIELLAGTNVTPDTDFVITNVVNTPGGPLKGVEFNVQQQLTFLPGFLSNFGVLANYTYVDSSIKYRAGTALVTATLLNLSKNSLNGTLYYEQGGFQTRVSANYRDKFLTGVPASFNQDVSGTRAATYVDASISYEVIKNLTISLEGINLTNQADVQYTSSTADRWVNYRLNGRQFYLGLRTTF; translated from the coding sequence ATGGCACTCACTACATTCGGCGCCTCGTCGCGCCTTGCGTTGCTCGCATCGACTGCACTGATCGCCTCGGCGGCGCACGCGCAGGACGTTCCCGCGCAACCCGCCGAGACGCTCGACACCGGCGCGCAGGAAGAAATCGTCGTCACCGGCTTCCGCGGCAGCCTTGAGCGCGCGCTTGAGATCAAGCGCCAGAATACCGGCGTCGTCGACACGATCGTCGCCGAGGACATCGCGAAATTCCCCGACAACAACCTCGCCGAGTCGATCCAGCGCGTGCCCGGCATCGCGATCTCGCGCGATCAGGGGCAGGGCCGCTCGATCTCGGTCCGCGGGCTCGGCGGCGATTTCACCGCGACGCGGATCAACGGCATGGAAAGCCAGGCGACGACCGATGGCTATAACGGCGCCAATCGCTCGCGCGGTTTCGATTTCAACGTCTTCGCCTCCGAACTGTTCAGCCAGATCGACGTGCGCAAGACCGCCTCGGCGGACCTTCCCGAAGGGTCGCTGGGCGCCACCGTCGACCTGACGACCTCGCGCCCGCTCAGCTTCAACGGCACCGTGCTGACGCTGTCGGCACAGGTCGGCTATAACGATCAGGCGAAAAAGGCCGATCCGCGCATCGCCGGCGTGTTCGCGACGCAGAATCGCGACGGCACCTTCGGCGTGCTGCTCTCCGCCGCCTATTCGCGCGCATCGGGCAATTACCAGCAGAGCAATTCGGGCGACTGGAACCAGGGCACCGGCGATGGCGGGTTCTGCAACCCCACCGCGACGCCCGCGGCCTGCGCCGGCACCAATGTCGCGGTGTTCAACCAGGTCAATAACGGCACCGTCTACAACCCGCGCTTCCCGCGCTATGTCCAGGGCGTCGGCAAGACCGAGCGGCTGGGCGTCACCGGCAGCGCGCAGTGGAAGCCCGTCGACGGCACCGAAGTCGTGCTCGACGTCCTTTATTCGAAGTTCAAGGTCGATCGCGACGACTGGGCGCTCGAACCGATCGGCTTCAGCCGCGCCGCGTCACAGGGCGGCAAGCCCGAGACGATCATCCGCGACGGCGTCGTCGATTCGAACAATTCGCTGGTCTATGGCCTGTTCGACAATGTCGATCTCCGCTCGGAGCATAACCGCGACAATTTCACGACCGAGTTCCTCCAGGCGACACTGTCGGGCAAGCAGGAGCTGAGCGACCGGCTGTCGATGAGCGCGCTGGTCGGGCATTCGCGGTCGGATTTCGACAATTTCGTCGATATCTCGACGCAGATCGACTCGTTCAACGTCGACAATTTCTCGTACGATCTTCGCCCGCTCGGCCAGAATGCGCCGAAGATCAACTGGGGTGTCGACGTGACCAACCCCAATAACTGGTATTTCGGCCCGCGCGTGACGCAGCCGGGGGGCACCGGCGCGACCGGCCCCGAAATCCGGCTGCGCCCCAATTATATCCAGAACCGCAACACCACCGCGCGGCTCGACTTCACCTTCGCGGCGACCGACGTGCTCAAGCTGCGCGCGGGCGGCGAGTTCAAGAAATATGAATTCGCGTCGCAGGCGCTGCGCTATGTCCAGGGCGAGGCCAATTTCCCGGCGATCCCGGCGGGCTATACGATCGCCTCGCTGACCGAGCAGTTTTGCGGGTTCGGCGCGTTCACGATGCCCGACGGCAACACCAAATGCTGGACCGCGCCCAATATCAGCGCGTTCCAGGATGCGTATCAGATCTTCAGCAACACCGGACGCACCGAGCTGTCGAGCACGGTTTCGGCGGCGCGCGGTGACAATCGTGCGATCACCGAGAAGGATTGGGCGCTGTACGGCATGGCGATGCTCGACACGCAGTTGGGCGACATGCGGCTGCGCGGCAATCTCGGCGGGCGCTATGTCATCACCGAACAGCAATCGAACTTCCTGACGACGGTGCCGACGACGGTGAACGCCTCGGGGGTGGTGCCGACCGAGGTCAACCGCACCTATCGCAACTTCCTGCCGTCGATCAATCTGGTGCTCGATCCCACCGACAAGCTGTCGGTGCGCCTCGCCGCGGCAAAGGTGATCGCGCGTCCGCCGCTCGGAAATCTTGCCGGCGCGACGACGGTCAGCGTGTCGGGCGGATCGCGTACCGTCAGCACGGGCAACGCCTATCTCGATCCGTTCAAGTCGGACAATCTCGATCTGTCGGTCGAATGGTATCCGGCGCGCGGCGCGATCGTCTCGGTCGGCGCGTTCTACAAGAATATCAGCACCTATATCCAGTCGAACACGGTCACCGCGCCCTATTCGTCGACCGGGCTTCCGATCGAGCTGCTGGCCGGGACCAATGTCACCCCCGACACCGATTTCGTGATCACCAACGTCGTCAATACCCCCGGCGGCCCGCTCAAGGGCGTCGAGTTCAACGTCCAGCAGCAGCTGACCTTCCTGCCGGGCTTCCTGTCGAACTTCGGGGTGCTGGCGAATTACACCTATGTCGATTCGAGCATCAAATATCGTGCGGGCACCGCGCTGGTCACCGCGACGCTGCTCAACCTTTCGAAAAACTCGCTGAACGGCACGCTCTATTACGAACAGGGCGGGTTCCAGACGCGCGTGTCGGCCAATTATCGCGACAAATTCCTCACCGGCGTCCCGGCCTCGTTCAACCAGGACGTCAGCGGCACCCGCGCCGCAACCTATGTCGATGCCTCGATCTCCTATGAGGTGATCAAGAACCTCACGATCAGCCTGGAGGGGATCAACCTGACCAACCAGGCCGATGTCCAATATACCAGCTCGACCGCCGATCGCTGGGTCAATTATCGCCTCAACGGCCGGCAATTCTACCTCGGGCTCCGAACCACGTTTTAA